Proteins from a genomic interval of Crassostrea angulata isolate pt1a10 chromosome 7, ASM2561291v2, whole genome shotgun sequence:
- the LOC128192566 gene encoding uncharacterized protein LOC128192566, producing the protein MACNLKDDSKVCAICWDEFATPKNLKCGHTFCLSCLKSYQKKSENRDEIKCPLCRQKQKVFFGCLDKLPDNYFVKLKPPEPDEKLCCSLCPERTPLKPCSHCDLKLCPSCKFSHKLALTLSNDEYEVTSDSGSDEDEDKDLSDDGLLPFHLAISGQFIKTKFNATLQSSFSIKPMSSYPGDEQNIFVSNMHENETGLCEIITCYGPECVRVDIEGTELDRRFYDQGISCIIGIGMEQKIIAHFHERMLLKEEDGDVQLFTKTENLNPTAVCQINNGQIVCVGWCRDQPGKSKSKETNNNDEMGALHFYDRRGHFLKKITRFSSESYMRKPRAMSYCKSNDTICVSDTANKCVYIVDPEGELLTRYTGVSLGISGTFLDRFSVFVPGPVCHDEGGDIFVGNRADHVIHILSPIGQFLGYLASRCDVGFGSPFALMFDSEHRLWVGDSKDGKIRVFEITSYKNFI; encoded by the coding sequence ATGGCTTGCAATTTGAAAGACGACAGTAAAGTGTGTGCTATTTGTTGGGACGAGTTTGCAACACCAAAAAATCTGAAATGTGGTCATACATTTTGTCTCTCATGTTTAAAAAGTTATCAGAAGAAATCTGAAAACAGAGATGAGATAAAATGTCCACTATGTAGACAGAAGCAAAAGGTGTTCTTTGGATGTCTGGATAAGCTACCTGATAATTACtttgtgaaattaaaaccacCAGAGCCTGATGAAAAACTTTGTTGCAGTTTATGTCCCGAGAGGACTCCTTTAAAACCATGTTCCCATTGTGACTTGAAACTTTGTCCTTCTTGCAAATTCTCCCATAAATTGGCATTAACGCTCTCTAATGATGAATATGAAGTCACCTCCGATTCCGGGTCGGATGAGGATGAGGATAAAGACCTCAGTGACGACGGGCTTCTTCCATTTCATCTAGCTATTTCGGGACAATTTATCAAAACTAAATTTAATGCTACTTTGCAATCTTCCTTTTCAATAAAACCAATGTCATCTTATCCAGGGGACGAACAAAACATTTTTGTCAGTAATATGCATGAAAATGAAACTGGGCTTTGTGAAATCATCACATGCTACGGTCCTGAATGTGTTCGTGTTGATATCGAAGGAACTGAACTGGACAGACGTTTCTACGACCAAGGAATATCTTGTATCATTGGCATAGGAATGGAACAGAAAATCATAGCTCATTTTCACGAAAGAATGCTCCTTAAAGAGGAAGACGGAGATGTCcagttgtttacaaaaactgAAAACTTAAACCCAACAGCTGTGTGTCAGATTAATAACGGACAAATTGTTTGTGTTGGCTGGTGCAGGGATCAGCCTGGTAAATCTAAATCAAAGGAGACCAACAACAATGATGAAATGGGGGCCCTTCATTTTTACGATAGACgtggacattttttaaaaaagataaccaGGTTTTCCAGTGAAAGTTATATGAGAAAGCCTAGAGCAATGTCGTATTGTAAATCAAATGATACGATCTGCGTATCTGACACTGCAAACAAATGTGTCTATATTGTTGATCCTGAAGGAGAGTTGCTGACCAGATATACTGGCGTTTCCTTAGGAATTAGTGGCACATTTTTGGATCGATTCTCCGTCTTCGTTCCGGGTCCAGTTTGCCACGACGAAGGAGGTGATATATTTGTGGGGAATAGAGCGGATCATGTCATTCATATTTTGAGCCCTATTGGACAATTTTTGGGGTACCTTGCTTCAAGATGCGACGTAGGATTTGGATCTCCATTTGCTCTTATGTTTGACAGTGAACATCGACTCTGGGTGGGCGACTCCAAGGATGGAAAGATCAGGGTTTTCGAAATCACCAGTTACAAAAATTTCATATAG